From a region of the Globicephala melas chromosome 19, mGloMel1.2, whole genome shotgun sequence genome:
- the SYCN gene encoding syncollin, translating into MSPLCSLLLAVALASVPGVRGNCPEPASLKKPDGTRTCAKLYEKSDPYYDNCCGGAELSVEPGTDLPYLPSGWNNAISSAVVAPRCELVVWSSRGKGGKTRKFSSGTYPRLEEYRRGIFGDWSNSISALYCRCPPAGPRA; encoded by the coding sequence ATGTCCCCTCTGTGCTCACTGCTGCTGGCCGTGGCCCTGGCGTCCGTCCCTGGCGTCCGAGGCAACTGCCCGGAGCCCGCCAGCCTCAAGAAACCCGACGGGACGCGCACGTGCGCCAAGCTCTACGAAAAGAGCGACCCCTACTACGATAACTGCTGCGGCGGCGCCGAGCTGTCGGTGGAGCCGGGCACCGACCTGCCCTACCTGCCCTCTGGCTGGAACAACGCCATCTCGTCCGCCGTGGTGGCCCCGCGCTGCGAGCTCGTCGTGTGGTCCTCTCGCGGCAAGGGCGGCAAGACGCGCAAATTCTCCTCCGGCACCTACCCGCGCCTGGAAGAGTACCGCCGCGGCATCTTCGGGGACTGGTCCAACTCCATCTCCGCGCTCTACTGCAGGTGCCCGCCCGCTGGCCCGCGCGCCTAG
- the NCCRP1 gene encoding F-box only protein 50, producing the protein MEEVREGPALGGGMEVPSSTQELPSPPPPPSPPSPAAPETPGLPVPEQPTEGYAQQLLLQEWAPPGGSLELPPRLTWKLLFLQRPLYRNLLRSPNPEGINIYEPAPPTGPTQQPLETLGNFRGWHIKTEKLQQGLSWTVKQQSVDLLAEGLWEELLDVEQPNITVMDWYEDSRLDVCVYELHVWLLAADRRTVIAQHHVAPRTSGRGPPGHWVQVSHVFRQYGPGVRFVHFLHKTKNRMERGGLLRTRVTDSSVSVQFRE; encoded by the exons ATGGAGGAGGTGCGGGAAGGACCAGCGCTCGGTGGCGGGATGGAGGTACCCTCGAGCACCCAGGAGCTGCCgtcgccgcccccgcccccgtcGCCGCCGTCGCCCGCGGCCCCCGAGACCCCCGGGCTCCCGGTGCCTGAGCAGCCGACCGAGGGCTATGCACAGCAGCTGCTGCTACAGGAATGGGCGCCGCCGGGAGGGAGCCTGGAGCTGCCCCCGCGCCTCACCTGGAAGCTTCTCTTCCTGCAGCGGCCGCTCTACCGCAACCTGCTCCGCTCTCCCAACCCCGAAG GCATCAACATTTATGAGCCAGCGCCCCCTACTGGTCCCACACAGCAACCCCTGGAGACTCTGG GCAATTTCCGAGGCTGGCACATTAAGACGGAGAAGCTCCAGCAGGGCCTCAG CTGGACCGTGAAGCAGCAGAGTGTGGACCTTCTGGCGGAGGGCTTGTGGGAGGAGCTGCTCGACGTTGAGCAGCCAAACATCACAGTCATGGACTG gtatGAGGACAGCCGACtggacgtgtgtgtgtatgagctGCACGTCTGGCTGCTGGCAGCTGACCGCCGCACAGTCATCGCCCAGCACCACGTGGCCCCCCGGACCTCTGGGAGAGGCCCCCCTGGCCACTGGGTCCAG GTGTCCCACGTATTCCGCCAGTACGGCCCTGGCGTCCGCTTTGTCCACTTCCTGCACAAGACCAAGAACCGGATGGAGCGCGGTGGGCTGCTGCGGACGAGGGTGACCGactcctctgtgtctgtgcagTTCAGGGAGTGA